In Kitasatospora sp. NA04385, a single genomic region encodes these proteins:
- a CDS encoding helix-turn-helix domain-containing protein yields the protein MLDAFTVLGLGRPDGQVYAALVVAPQSTAEELAEHCGLTLEQCREALDRLAEQGMATRAPVDRERYLSVAPDVAIGTLIGHREAELRSARAEMHRLMDAFREASRYTDPAHSVEVLTGGEAIAQRLEHLIESSQYQIRGFDCPPYVQDPTVEQPRQRAKLKSGVRIRTVFDKEAIAWPGRLEQEILTGVEDGEEARVRPVLPMKMMMADDKMAIIPISVGDSVLDAAYVIHPSALLQALDALFEAEWERAVPLQTVLGDGEGPGPEADHLKLLGLLAAGLTDESIARSLGWSARTTQRRLQGLMRELGATTRFQAGMAARERGWL from the coding sequence ATGCTGGACGCATTCACCGTGCTGGGCCTCGGCCGCCCCGACGGCCAGGTGTACGCCGCGCTGGTCGTCGCGCCGCAGTCCACCGCCGAGGAGCTGGCCGAGCACTGCGGCCTGACCCTGGAACAGTGCCGCGAGGCCCTGGACCGGCTCGCCGAGCAGGGCATGGCCACCCGCGCCCCGGTCGACCGCGAGCGCTACCTGTCGGTCGCCCCCGACGTCGCCATCGGCACCCTGATCGGCCACCGCGAGGCCGAACTGCGCTCCGCCCGCGCCGAGATGCACCGGCTGATGGACGCCTTCCGGGAGGCCTCCCGGTACACCGACCCGGCGCACTCGGTGGAGGTGCTCACCGGCGGCGAGGCGATCGCCCAGCGGCTGGAGCACCTGATCGAGTCCAGCCAGTACCAGATCCGCGGCTTCGACTGCCCGCCGTACGTGCAGGACCCGACGGTGGAGCAGCCCCGGCAGCGGGCCAAGCTCAAGTCGGGGGTGCGGATCCGCACCGTCTTCGACAAGGAGGCGATCGCCTGGCCCGGACGGCTGGAGCAGGAGATCCTCACCGGCGTCGAGGACGGCGAGGAGGCCCGGGTCCGCCCGGTGCTGCCGATGAAGATGATGATGGCCGACGACAAGATGGCGATCATCCCGATCAGCGTCGGCGACAGCGTGCTGGACGCCGCCTACGTGATCCACCCCTCCGCGCTGCTGCAGGCCCTGGACGCGCTGTTCGAGGCCGAGTGGGAGCGGGCCGTGCCGCTGCAGACCGTGCTCGGCGACGGCGAGGGCCCCGGCCCGGAGGCCGACCACCTCAAGCTGCTCGGCCTGCTCGCGGCCGGCCTCACCGACGAGTCGATCGCCCGCTCGCTGGGCTGGAGCGCCCGCACCACCCAGCGCCGCCTGCAGGGCCTGATGCGCGAACTCGGCGCCACCACCCGCTTCCAGGCCGGCATGGCGGCCCGCGAGCGCGGCTGGCTCTGA
- a CDS encoding ParA family protein, which produces MAELSAGQPNEEARQATVGAQEVGSVAVRTFEARQSAAAAATDYDADFAAYGLAYNELGYGPYDDPDAEYEPDPEYAATLAPDAARQRRERVGPTGRPLPYFPIPAPLAEHGPAQIIAMCNQKGGVGKTTSTINLGAALAEYGRRVLLVDFDPQGALSVGLGVNPMELDVTVYNLLMERGLTADEVLLKTAIPGMDLLPSNIDLSAAEVQLVSEVARESALARALKPLLPDYDYVIIDCQPSLGLLTVNALTAAHSVIVPLECEFFALRGVALLTETIEKVCERLNPDLRLDGILATMYDSRTVHSREVLARVVEAFGEHVFHTVIGRTVRFPETTVAGEPITTYATNSVGAAAYRQLAREVLDRCRPAE; this is translated from the coding sequence CTGGCGGAGCTCTCCGCCGGGCAGCCGAACGAGGAAGCCCGGCAGGCCACGGTGGGCGCGCAGGAGGTCGGCTCGGTCGCGGTCCGCACCTTCGAGGCCCGCCAGAGCGCGGCGGCAGCCGCCACCGACTACGACGCCGACTTCGCGGCGTACGGGCTGGCCTACAACGAGCTCGGCTACGGGCCCTACGACGACCCGGACGCCGAGTACGAGCCCGACCCCGAGTACGCCGCCACGCTGGCCCCCGACGCGGCCCGCCAGCGCCGCGAACGGGTCGGCCCGACCGGCCGGCCGCTGCCGTACTTCCCGATCCCCGCGCCGCTCGCCGAGCACGGCCCCGCGCAGATCATCGCGATGTGCAACCAGAAGGGCGGCGTCGGCAAGACCACCTCCACCATCAACCTGGGCGCGGCGCTCGCCGAGTACGGCCGCCGGGTCCTGCTGGTGGACTTCGACCCGCAGGGCGCGCTCTCGGTCGGCCTCGGCGTCAACCCGATGGAGCTGGACGTCACCGTCTACAACCTGCTCATGGAGCGGGGCCTGACGGCCGACGAGGTGCTGCTGAAGACCGCCATCCCCGGCATGGACCTGCTGCCGTCCAACATCGACCTGTCGGCCGCCGAGGTGCAGCTGGTCAGCGAGGTCGCCCGGGAGTCGGCGCTGGCCCGCGCGCTCAAGCCGCTGCTGCCCGACTACGACTACGTCATCATCGACTGCCAGCCCTCGCTGGGCCTGCTGACGGTCAACGCCCTGACCGCCGCGCACAGCGTCATCGTCCCGCTGGAGTGCGAGTTCTTCGCGCTGCGCGGCGTCGCGCTGCTCACCGAGACCATCGAGAAGGTCTGCGAGCGGCTCAACCCCGACCTGCGGCTGGACGGCATCCTGGCCACCATGTACGACTCCCGCACGGTGCACTCGCGCGAGGTGCTGGCCCGGGTCGTCGAGGCGTTCGGCGAGCACGTCTTCCACACCGTCATCGGGCGGACCGTCCGGTTCCCCGAGACCACCGTGGCCGGCGAGCCGATCACCACCTACGCCACGAACTCGGTCGGCGCCGCCGCCTACCGCCAGCTCGCCAGGGAGGTGCTCGACCGGTGCCGCCCCGCCGAGTGA
- the ald gene encoding alanine dehydrogenase: MKVGIPREVKNHEYRVAITPAGVHELVRNGHEVVIEDNAGVGSSIPNEEYVAAGATILPTADEVWAAADMILKVKEPIAQEYHRLRKGQTLFTYLHLAADRAGTDALVASGTTAIAYETVQLPGGGLPLLAPMSEVAGRLAPQVGSYHLMRPAGGRGVLPGGVPGTHPAKAVVIGGGVSGWHAATIAIGMGYDVTLLDRDINKLREADKVFGTKVKAIVSNSFELEKAVVEADLVIGAVLIPGAKAPKLVTNELVAKMKPGSVLVDIAIDQGGCFEDSHPTTHAEPTFQVHDSVFYCVANMPGAVPNTSTYALTNATLPYVVELANRGWKEALRRDAALAKGLNVHEGQITFPAVAEAFGLESVSLESVLA; the protein is encoded by the coding sequence GTGAAGGTCGGCATCCCCCGCGAGGTCAAGAACCACGAGTACCGCGTGGCCATCACGCCCGCCGGCGTGCATGAGCTGGTCCGCAACGGACACGAGGTCGTCATCGAGGACAACGCCGGTGTCGGCTCCTCGATCCCCAACGAGGAGTACGTCGCCGCCGGTGCGACCATCCTCCCCACCGCCGACGAGGTGTGGGCCGCGGCCGACATGATCCTCAAGGTGAAGGAGCCCATCGCGCAGGAGTACCACCGCCTGCGCAAGGGCCAGACCCTCTTCACCTACCTGCACCTGGCCGCCGACCGGGCCGGCACCGACGCGCTGGTCGCCTCTGGCACCACCGCGATCGCCTACGAGACGGTGCAGCTGCCGGGCGGCGGGCTGCCGCTGCTCGCCCCGATGTCCGAGGTCGCGGGCCGGCTGGCCCCGCAGGTCGGCTCCTACCACCTGATGCGCCCGGCGGGCGGCCGCGGCGTGCTGCCCGGCGGCGTGCCCGGCACCCACCCGGCCAAGGCGGTCGTCATCGGCGGCGGCGTCTCCGGCTGGCACGCGGCCACCATCGCCATCGGCATGGGCTACGACGTGACCCTGCTCGACCGCGACATCAACAAGCTGCGCGAGGCCGACAAGGTCTTCGGCACCAAGGTCAAGGCGATCGTCTCCAACTCCTTCGAGCTGGAGAAGGCCGTCGTCGAGGCCGACCTGGTGATCGGCGCCGTGCTGATCCCGGGTGCCAAGGCCCCCAAGCTGGTCACCAACGAGCTGGTCGCGAAGATGAAGCCGGGCTCCGTGCTCGTCGACATCGCCATCGACCAGGGCGGCTGCTTCGAGGACTCGCACCCCACCACGCACGCCGAGCCGACCTTCCAGGTCCACGACTCGGTCTTCTACTGCGTGGCCAACATGCCGGGCGCCGTCCCGAACACCTCCACCTACGCGCTCACCAACGCGACCCTGCCGTACGTGGTCGAGCTGGCCAACCGCGGGTGGAAGGAGGCGCTGCGCCGCGACGCCGCGCTGGCCAAGGGCCTGAACGTGCACGAGGGCCAGATCACCTTCCCCGCCGTCGCCGAGGCCTTCGGCCTGGAGTCGGTGTCGCTGGAGAGCGTGCTCGCCTGA
- a CDS encoding pseudouridine synthase, translating to MRSSGNGGNGRNSGGQGRGGQGGRGGQQGGGRGGSSSYGGGGGQQGGRGGQSSRGGSGSYGGGSGSGSGSSYGGGRGGSGSGSSYGGGSGRGGAGSGSGAGSYGRGGERREERRQPRPEERRYDRPEYGGGPNATPGRGAYDSRKPGAAPRPRREGQGAPGDPRRQPQRSRELQGRIEDRVLARHEGPDKEVGEDGERLQKVLARAGMGSRRACEELIAQGRVDVNGQTVLEQGRRVDPVKDEIKVDGLTVATQSYLFFALNKPAGVVSTMEDPEGRQCLGDYVTNRETRLFHVGRLDTETEGLILLTNHGELAHRLTHPKYGVTKTYLAAIQGPLPRDLGKTLAKGVELEDGWARADSFKVVSNLGKNYLVEVTLHEGRKHIVRRLLAEVGFPVEKLVRTAFGPISLGDQKSGWLRRLTNPEVGTLMREVGL from the coding sequence ATGCGTAGCAGTGGCAACGGTGGCAACGGCAGGAACAGCGGCGGCCAGGGCCGGGGTGGGCAGGGCGGCCGAGGCGGCCAGCAGGGCGGGGGCCGGGGCGGATCGTCGTCCTACGGCGGCGGTGGCGGCCAGCAGGGCGGCCGCGGCGGGCAGTCCTCGCGCGGCGGCTCCGGCTCGTACGGCGGCGGCTCGGGCTCGGGCTCGGGCTCCTCGTACGGCGGCGGGCGCGGCGGCTCGGGCTCGGGCTCCTCGTACGGCGGCGGCTCGGGCCGCGGCGGGGCGGGCTCCGGCTCCGGCGCGGGCTCGTACGGCCGGGGCGGCGAGCGGCGCGAGGAGCGCCGGCAGCCGCGTCCGGAGGAGCGCAGGTACGACCGCCCCGAGTACGGCGGCGGCCCGAACGCGACGCCCGGGCGCGGGGCGTACGACTCCCGCAAGCCCGGGGCGGCGCCCCGGCCGCGCCGGGAGGGGCAGGGCGCGCCCGGCGACCCGCGGCGCCAGCCGCAGCGCTCCCGGGAGCTCCAGGGCCGGATCGAGGACCGGGTGCTGGCCCGGCACGAGGGCCCCGACAAGGAGGTCGGCGAGGACGGCGAGCGCCTGCAGAAGGTGCTCGCGCGGGCCGGCATGGGCAGCCGCCGGGCCTGCGAGGAGCTGATCGCGCAGGGCCGGGTCGACGTCAACGGCCAGACCGTGCTGGAGCAGGGCCGCCGGGTCGACCCGGTGAAGGACGAGATCAAGGTGGACGGCCTGACCGTCGCCACCCAGTCCTACCTGTTCTTCGCGCTCAACAAGCCGGCCGGCGTGGTCTCCACCATGGAGGACCCCGAGGGCCGGCAGTGCCTGGGCGACTACGTGACCAACCGGGAGACCCGGCTGTTCCACGTCGGCCGCCTGGACACCGAGACCGAGGGCCTCATCCTGCTCACCAACCACGGCGAGCTGGCCCACCGCCTCACCCACCCCAAGTACGGCGTCACCAAGACCTACCTGGCCGCGATCCAGGGCCCGTTGCCGCGCGACCTCGGCAAGACCCTGGCCAAGGGCGTCGAGCTGGAGGACGGCTGGGCCCGCGCCGACAGCTTCAAGGTGGTCTCCAACCTCGGCAAGAACTACCTGGTCGAGGTGACCCTGCACGAGGGCCGCAAGCACATCGTGCGCCGCCTGCTGGCCGAGGTCGGCTTCCCGGTCGAGAAGCTGGTGCGCACCGCGTTCGGCCCGATCTCGCTGGGCGACCAGAAGTCCGGCTGGCTGCGCCGCCTGACCAACCCCGAGGTCGGCACCCTGATGCGCGAGGTCGGCCTGTAG
- a CDS encoding tetratricopeptide repeat protein, with protein MLAGRPGSGRTALAVRWAGSVAGDYPDGLLYARLSAPDGGRVGAGRAARMLLDQLGERPGAALLPGAAEEDPACEALREALGQRRVLVLLDDVRDAGQVWPLLAEKTQSLLLATTSGPLMGIDGIDPVILGGMDHRAAVDLLGELVGGTRISCDPVGAADLAEACANRPAALRLVAGWLRGEPRLAVTDAAARLHAVPPPAPVVVEGPQRPADPERETVPVVEGDPLRGAFELAYRRLPAARARLLRLCTLAPGQQVDLRTASALVGCPAPEAGASLAELAELELLEREPDAADGTERYRVPGRLYGRLVELRRESDRASEVELARARLLERLVRLVDSARLLLDPAAGPNPDPLPGPLRLRTAAHAEGWLLGEREQLLAAVADAVGQGDLDGSAGRLVTALLRALPLTGEAAPADLHALHESVLKVAERQGNPRRAAAALLNLGDLQAAAGRWEQAGERYRRAVELARGAGDEAGCARALEGVGHGHRALGDPLRAADAYGRALVLRQALGDQAAEARLLVRLAEAHAGLRRFEEALREYRSAAAVLRRTGDGRGEREVAALSARLQRHLGREGSGPLSE; from the coding sequence GTGCTGGCCGGGCGGCCCGGCTCGGGGCGCACCGCGCTCGCGGTGCGGTGGGCCGGGTCGGTGGCCGGGGACTACCCGGACGGGCTGCTGTACGCGCGGCTGTCGGCGCCCGACGGGGGCCGGGTGGGGGCCGGGCGGGCGGCCCGGATGCTGCTGGACCAGCTGGGCGAGCGCCCGGGCGCGGCGCTGCTGCCGGGCGCCGCGGAGGAGGACCCGGCCTGCGAGGCGCTGCGCGAGGCGCTCGGGCAGCGCCGGGTGCTGGTGCTGCTGGACGACGTCCGGGACGCCGGGCAGGTGTGGCCGCTGCTGGCGGAGAAGACGCAGTCGCTGCTGCTGGCCACCACCTCGGGGCCGCTGATGGGCATCGACGGCATCGACCCGGTCATCCTCGGCGGGATGGACCACCGGGCCGCCGTCGACCTGCTGGGCGAGCTGGTCGGGGGGACCAGGATCTCCTGCGACCCGGTCGGCGCCGCCGACCTCGCCGAGGCGTGCGCCAACCGCCCGGCCGCGCTGCGGCTGGTCGCGGGCTGGCTGCGCGGCGAGCCCCGGCTGGCGGTGACCGACGCGGCGGCCCGGCTGCACGCCGTCCCGCCGCCCGCGCCGGTGGTGGTCGAGGGGCCGCAGCGGCCCGCCGACCCGGAGCGGGAGACGGTGCCGGTGGTGGAGGGCGACCCGCTGCGCGGGGCGTTCGAGCTGGCGTACCGGCGGCTGCCCGCGGCCCGGGCCCGGCTGCTGCGGCTGTGCACGCTGGCGCCGGGCCAGCAGGTGGACCTGCGGACCGCGTCCGCGCTGGTGGGCTGCCCGGCCCCGGAGGCGGGGGCCTCGCTGGCCGAGCTGGCCGAGCTGGAGCTGCTGGAGCGCGAGCCGGACGCCGCGGACGGCACCGAGCGCTACCGCGTCCCGGGCCGACTGTACGGGCGGCTGGTGGAGCTGCGCCGGGAGAGCGACCGCGCCTCGGAGGTGGAGCTGGCCCGGGCCCGGCTGCTGGAGCGGCTGGTGCGGCTGGTCGACTCGGCGCGGCTGCTGCTCGACCCGGCGGCCGGCCCCAACCCGGACCCGCTGCCCGGCCCGCTGCGGCTGCGCACCGCCGCGCACGCCGAGGGCTGGCTGCTGGGGGAGCGCGAGCAACTGCTGGCCGCGGTCGCCGACGCGGTGGGGCAGGGGGACCTGGACGGTTCGGCGGGCCGGCTGGTGACCGCGCTGCTGCGCGCCCTGCCGCTGACCGGCGAGGCCGCCCCCGCCGACCTGCACGCGCTGCACGAGTCGGTGCTGAAGGTCGCCGAGCGGCAGGGCAACCCGCGCCGGGCCGCCGCCGCGCTGCTGAACCTGGGCGACCTCCAGGCCGCCGCCGGGCGGTGGGAGCAGGCGGGCGAGCGCTACCGCCGGGCGGTCGAGCTGGCCCGGGGGGCGGGCGACGAGGCCGGCTGCGCCCGGGCGCTGGAGGGCGTGGGCCACGGTCACCGGGCGCTCGGCGATCCGCTGCGCGCCGCCGACGCGTACGGGCGGGCGCTGGTGCTGCGGCAGGCGCTGGGCGACCAGGCCGCGGAGGCCCGGCTGCTGGTGCGGCTGGCCGAGGCGCACGCCGGGCTGCGGCGCTTCGAGGAGGCGCTGCGCGAGTACCGGTCGGCGGCCGCGGTGCTGCGCCGGACCGGCGACGGGCGGGGGGAGCGGGAGGTCGCGGCGCTGTCGGCCCGTCTTCAGCGGCACCTCGGCCGGGAGGGTTCGGGTCCGCTTTCGGAGTAG
- a CDS encoding NUDIX hydrolase produces the protein MSGIHDTAEEWDVRDGHTPFRGKVTGVRSEQVRMPDGVWAQRDYQLHPGSVAVLALDEQDRVLTLRQYRHPVRHRLWELPAGLLDVPGENPLHAAQRELFEEAHGKAGQWRVLVDFFTSPGGSDEAVRLFLATELSEAEEERYAAHGEELEIEAAWVPRAELVRLILAGELHNPTLVTGVLALTAALPGGLDALRPADAEWPARPY, from the coding sequence GTGTCCGGGATTCACGACACGGCCGAGGAGTGGGACGTCCGGGACGGGCACACGCCCTTCCGCGGCAAGGTGACGGGCGTGCGCAGCGAGCAGGTCAGGATGCCCGACGGCGTCTGGGCGCAGCGCGACTACCAACTGCACCCCGGGTCGGTCGCGGTGCTCGCCCTCGACGAGCAGGACCGCGTGCTGACCCTGCGCCAGTACCGGCACCCCGTCCGGCACCGGCTCTGGGAGCTGCCGGCGGGGCTGCTCGACGTGCCCGGCGAGAACCCGCTGCACGCGGCGCAGCGGGAGCTCTTCGAGGAGGCCCACGGCAAGGCCGGGCAGTGGCGCGTCCTGGTCGACTTCTTCACCTCCCCGGGCGGCAGCGACGAGGCGGTGCGGCTGTTCCTGGCGACGGAGCTCTCCGAGGCCGAGGAGGAGCGCTACGCGGCGCACGGCGAGGAGCTGGAGATCGAGGCGGCCTGGGTGCCCCGGGCGGAACTGGTCCGGCTGATCCTGGCCGGCGAGCTCCACAACCCGACCCTGGTCACCGGCGTCCTCGCCCTCACCGCGGCCCTGCCGGGCGGCCTCGACGCACTGCGACCCGCGGACGCGGAGTGGCCGGCCCGACCGTACTAG
- a CDS encoding ScpA family protein: MAFQVRLENFEGPFDLLLGLIAKHKLDVTEVALSKVTDEFVAHIRAMGPEWDLDAATEFLVVAATLLDLKAARLLPVAEVEDEEDLALLEARDLLFARLLQYRAYKKVAALFAERWEAEALRRPRTVALEPQHALLLPEVVLTVGPERFARLAAKAFAPKPRPTVYVDHIHVPPVSVREQAALVAERLGALGAATFGQLAADAESTLVVVARFLALLELYRERALDFEQPQPLEELLVRWIAGAGRQVEVTDEFDRPAGGGEGGTA, encoded by the coding sequence ATGGCGTTCCAGGTCCGGTTGGAGAACTTCGAGGGGCCGTTCGACCTGCTGCTCGGGCTGATCGCCAAGCACAAGCTGGACGTCACCGAGGTGGCGCTGTCGAAGGTCACCGACGAGTTCGTCGCCCACATCAGGGCGATGGGCCCGGAGTGGGACCTGGACGCGGCCACCGAGTTCCTGGTGGTCGCGGCCACCCTGCTGGACCTCAAGGCGGCCCGGCTGCTGCCGGTCGCCGAGGTCGAGGACGAGGAGGACCTCGCCCTGCTGGAGGCGCGCGACCTGCTGTTCGCGCGGCTGCTCCAGTACCGGGCGTACAAGAAGGTCGCGGCGCTGTTCGCGGAGCGCTGGGAGGCCGAGGCGCTGCGCCGGCCGCGGACGGTCGCGCTGGAGCCGCAGCACGCGCTGCTGCTGCCCGAGGTGGTGCTGACGGTCGGCCCGGAGCGGTTCGCCCGGCTCGCCGCGAAGGCGTTCGCGCCCAAGCCGAGGCCGACGGTGTACGTGGACCACATCCACGTGCCGCCGGTGAGCGTGCGCGAGCAGGCCGCGCTGGTGGCGGAGCGGCTCGGCGCGCTCGGCGCGGCCACCTTCGGGCAGTTGGCCGCGGACGCGGAGAGCACGCTGGTGGTGGTGGCCCGGTTCCTGGCGCTGCTGGAGCTGTACCGGGAGAGGGCGCTGGACTTCGAGCAGCCGCAGCCCCTGGAGGAGCTGCTGGTGCGCTGGATCGCCGGGGCCGGGCGGCAGGTCGAGGTGACCGACGAGTTCGACCGCCCGGCGGGCGGCGGGGAAGGCGGTACGGCATGA
- a CDS encoding SMC-Scp complex subunit ScpB — MVADEPVAEARLAGLLDASKDEVASVLRELAGEYTAQGRGFELRQVAGGWRFYSRAECSAAVERFVLDGQQARLTQAALEALAVVAYRQPVSRGRVSAVRGVNCDGVMRTLVQRGLVEEAGTEPETGAILYRTTNYFLERMGLRGLDELPELAPFLPEVDDVEAESLEGTMIAQAVAAAQEGPRPNQADQTDIDVRTF; from the coding sequence ATGGTCGCCGACGAGCCGGTCGCGGAGGCCAGGCTGGCCGGGCTGCTGGACGCCTCGAAGGACGAAGTGGCCTCGGTGCTGCGGGAGTTGGCGGGCGAGTACACCGCGCAGGGGCGCGGCTTCGAGCTGCGGCAGGTGGCCGGCGGGTGGCGGTTCTACAGCCGCGCGGAGTGCTCGGCGGCGGTCGAGCGGTTCGTCCTGGACGGGCAGCAGGCCCGGCTGACGCAGGCCGCGCTGGAGGCGCTGGCGGTGGTCGCGTACCGGCAGCCGGTGTCGCGCGGGAGGGTTTCCGCCGTCCGTGGTGTGAACTGCGACGGCGTGATGCGTACCCTGGTACAGCGAGGACTGGTCGAAGAAGCCGGCACCGAGCCCGAGACCGGAGCGATCCTGTATCGGACGACGAACTACTTCCTGGAACGGATGGGGCTGCGCGGCCTGGACGAGCTGCCGGAGCTCGCGCCCTTCCTGCCCGAGGTCGACGACGTGGAAGCGGAGTCCCTGGAGGGCACGATGATCGCGCAGGCGGTCGCCGCCGCACAGGAAGGGCCGAGGCCGAACCAGGCCGACCAGACGGATATCGACGTACGGACATTTTGA